In Plasmodium vivax chromosome 14, whole genome shotgun sequence, the genomic window CGTACAGGTACTTAAAAAGAGGAGGGTACGTTTTGCTACGCGATTACGGGCTGTACGATTTGGCACAAGTGAGGTTTGCCaacaagaaggaaaaaaaaatctccgAAAATTTTTACGTTCGGGGGGATAAAACCTTTGTGTACTTCTTCAAAACGGAGGAACTGCGGagccttttttgcgaaaacgGGTTTTTCGAGGAAGTGCAAAATGGGTACATCACTAGGATCGTTAAGAACAGGAAACGGAATTTGGAGATGAAGCGAATTTGGGTGCAGTCCATTTTTAGGAAGCGCTAAAAGGGGGCGGCGGATGGGATAGCGGTGATGGGGAATGGCTCTACCTGCGTGTTTTCCCCCACAAAACAGCCTACATTTTGCGAATTCACCTGGGCCTCCCCGGATGGCTAATCCGTTTAACACGTAGGGGGTATACACCCATTtgggaggataaaaaaaaggacagaaTGGCGCACACACGtgtggagttttttttttttcagtaaGTACCCCTTTGAGTATATAAAATGGACAGGAGGaccctttttgtgtttttccaGGTTTTACTCTTAAGCAATCGCAACGCATGGTTCCACCAGGTCTCACTTAAGGAGGGGTGGTGATACAAAAAGGTGCAGTTAAAATAGGGAGGGAGTCCTCTTTGCAGCGAGTTAATTTTGCGTTGTCCGCCAGTTTGTGCGTGGCTGCGTATGCACACTTCTAACACGTCCGTTTTGCCCTGCGTGGAAAGGAAGGAACAGCCACGCGTAGGGACATATacaccccccctttttttgtaccgcgtgggggaaaaaataagagacCTTCAAAATGGACGTTGGTTTAAACCGCGAGGGGAATGCCGTCCAACAGATTGGCATGTAGCGCTCCTTTGACGTACATTGCGCTGCTATCCTGTGGGGGCGCCAGGAGGGACGCAGAAATgggtggtaaaaaaaaaaaaaaaaaaaaaaaaaaatgaaattctcCGTTTGTTAATTTGTTTGCCAATGTAACCTCATCACGTAAATCAATttgtcattttgttttattttattttattttattttaatttactttttgAATCGTTAACTTCGAATTTGCTGGTGAAATGCCTCAAATTTGGACGTTGGccagttcctttttttttttccccacattTTAAACTCcccatttgcaaaaatggaatgaaaaaataggtTGGGAAAGGAAACCTCGAGTCGGACCGGCCCCTCGGAGAAGCGcggcgaagaggaagagggaaaagaaaaaaaaacaaaaaatgagaagaaaacgCCTGAAAGTGTCGCTTAACTTGAAGTGCCACTTAACCTGAACAGTGCGgcgctgcccattttgcgaGCGCGtaaattttccttcttcaaaaaataaacgtagCGGTTTGCGGCCCCTCCCGTTTGTTGCCATCCTTTAAGAGGGTGAAGGCGAAGGCGGCCTTGCGGTGTTACTCAACTCGCCGAGGGAGctcacttcattttttcgcaacaCGTCCCCATCGAAGGTTGCGCGTGAGTTATGTTACAGTTCGCCATAACGCGCGCGTACGTATACGACTGATTCAGAGACCAATTTGGGAGGCGCCTTTACGCAATAGCAGCATTTTGGGTagcccccccccaaagtgGTCCCTTTTTTACGGGACATCACCATATGTGGTTGTTTGGCCAAGCTGCTCATAAACGAATGGCAGGTTACCAACGTGAGATATAACCCCGAACAGCGCTACCCCTTCTTCGAGATAATCCCAGACGAAAAGCGCGATGCAGGGAACGCGACGTGACCTTTGTAGAGGGATGCAGCCAACACAGCGTGGGGCCCCTACGGAGATGCGCCTATGGTGACACgcgtttatatatattgccTGACCAGTCCAACACGCAGCTGACCGCTACCACAAACACTTCTTATCAAGATGGACAGATACGGGCACAACGTTAGGGCGGACGTGAAGAAGCAGGGAGTGGAGGGCGCAGAGCTGCCCATCCTTTGTGAAACCTGCCTGGGAGAAAACCCATACGTTCGAttaataaaagaagaaaatggaaaggaatGCAAAATTTGCAATAACCCCTTCACCCTATTTAGATGGAAGCCGGGGCAGAAGTCTCGATACAAACAAACCATTATCTGcaacatgtgtgcaaaagtgaaaaatgtatgCCAAACATGTTTATTTGATTTGCAATATAATTTACCTGTACAAGTCAGGGACAAATTTCTCGAAACGAGTATTGTGTCCATGCCGGAAAATGAAACCAATAGAAATTTCTTTTTGGAacaagtagaaaaaaatctgGATACAAATACGTATGACAAAATTAATCGAGGCAATATGGATTTGTCAAAACTGAGGAGGAGGGATCCCTATTTTAAGAGAAACATGGCCAGAGTTTGTAgcttttggagaaaaaatgaatgtaaTCGAGGGGCTGAATGTCCCTATCTGCACAAAGAAATACACTTAGACAAATCGCTAAGCAATcaaaatattaaaagtaGGTATACTGGAGAAAATGATGTGCTGGCTGAGAAAATACTCACAAGGTATGaacagcaaaatgaaggtaACCGCTTTATGGCTAACAACATTTGCATTCATGGGATTAGCGAAGCTGTAAGTCAGGTGAATGTTAAAGAttgtttcaaaaaatttggtGAAATTAAATCAATTAAAATGATCCCCAAGGATTCCAAAATGTTCATTTCGTACGCCAATTCGCAGTCTGCAAAAAATGCTGCAGAGGCGTATAAAGATGGCCTCGAATTGAATGGCTCCAACTTAACGGTAATTCTCCAGGAAGAAGTAATGCCCAGAGGTGCTGCGCCATTTGTGCCACCCCCACCAGGAGGAGGACTCCCCGCGGGGGCTGCCCCCCATGGGTGGTACAACAACAGGTGGAATAACCACAGAAatgtcaattttgtgaagaagaaTAACAAAGCAGATGCTCCGGCACCGCCCGGGATGATGGTGCCCGCGCCGCCCATGTTCTTCCACTACCAGAATTACAACTTTAATCCCAAGGCGCCTAACTCCGCGCCTTATTCGTCCATGCGCCCGTCCGAGGCGGAGCAGCGCAAGTAGCGGCAGAGCGGTAGAGCGGCGCGTAGCCACATTATTACGTTGCCATTTTGGcacgcttcttttttttgttaaagttGGCACCCTTTTTTGGTCCGCTTCCCGGTGCGCACATTTCAAGGGAGCCATTCGTTGGGAGCGCGAGGCCAATCTTCCCGCTGCGCTACGTTGCTCTGTTTTGCTTCGTATCCTCCGCGTCATCGCTGTTCAGGCCGCCGTTCATGACACCCCTCGTTCGAACTTTATTCATCCATGTAGAActttgcccatttggggggttTTAAAATTAAGCGAAATTTTGAGGTAGACTGGTCGAGCAGCGGAGCCAGTTTGGTAAAGCagcttttctctttttttttatttttcttttccttatttttttgcctgaccaGGTCATAccagaaattttttttttttttttttttggtatgaCCTGGTCAGAAAGTAAATCATGCCGCTTCACCAAGTTTGAAGTCAGCACAACTTTTGCAAACTCGTACGTTAAACTAATGTGTAAAGGAACAAGTACAAATGGGGTAAAcagtgcacatttttttttttaacgtcaTGCAGGGGCTCCCACCGTTGTAATATGTACCACTAATGtgcaaaagtggaaaaaaaaaaagaaaaaattatttccctTACGTGttgccattttggctagctgtgcACACAGACAAACATGTATCAtggttaacaaaaaaaaaaaatgtacgaTGCGCattggagaagaaaaagacaGGTACACGCATCGCACAAAAGGGATGTACggaggaaaaacgaaaaacgtGTGATACATAAACATTTGCTTGCGCCCCAGTGGTTAGACGCACCGGTCTGCGTTCCAAATGGAGAGGGAGGCAACAAAACGAATGTGAACTAAGCCCAAGGGGGGCGCGGCAAATGCTCGTTCGGCAACTTTTCCCTGTGCACTTCTTCACGTGCAGCCTTTCTCTCGGAAGCTCCTGCTCCCCCGTCACAAAAGGCCCATCTGCGTTTTCCTGTTCTCCAAGTACTTAACGTAGTTGTTAATTATCCCCGTTGACCTCCACAACATTAACCATATGCACAAATTTGAAAGGCCAATCCACCAGTTCCGCTCATGTCTccatttgtaaattttgtaGTACTCATCTGACAGCCCCGGTATGGCTTCCTTCGggttatacattttattcacGCCATATTTCAATTTATACGATTCCGTGATGAATAGCATAAAGTTTAGCAGCAAAATTAGGGAGACGATTCTGATCGGGGTGTCCCCAATTTGTTTGCGACAAAATGAGTAACTGAACCGTACGAGGAATCTTATTTTCAGCAGGCAGGACAAAAGCAGGGTTATGCCCAGCGGCATCACTATTACGTATATTAGCTTGAGAAGGGACATTTGGGGCTAAAATGAGGAATAATCCCAGtaggggccaaaaaaaaaaaaaaaaagggggggagaagcaaggCCTGCACCAAAGGGCTACGTCAAAACGAGCACAGATAATGGGTAATGCTCTTCTCTGGTAGGAAAGTTCTACTTTTCTCCCAAGTGAGCGCTTCCCTTCTTTTGAAGAGAATCCCTCTCTCAGTGGAAACCCCAAATGGATGTTTTGATGCTACCGTTACATAAGCATTAAAATGTTGCGCCCTTGGGTAAAATCGACCTGGGGGGAAGTTCTGCATGTTTGTACGTACGCATATAAgcaacttaaaaaaatagtttattttatgaaaGTTTCGCCATTTCGTAAAGTTTTCGTAAGCGCCATGCTCATTTTATTGCAATTTGTTGGAAATTAAAAGCTGCGATTTTGTGGCTCCTTTTTACCTTGTTCgtgcttttgcttttctgtGGAAAAAGGGTTATCCATTGGTTCTCTCAAAACCGCCACCATTCCGCTGCGCGTATAAGCGGTATTCCCCTTGAAGAATGAACCGTCACAGTGTCAGTTTAATTTaactttgttttatttgttacGACGTGATGTGATGTGATATGAAGTGATATGATATGATATAATATGACCTGatttgaattaattttttttttttttttttttgcgagcTCCGCAAAATCCCCTGCGGGGTGGTATGCTCCGCGTTTAGCGACGTGGCAATGCGCGCTTGCGCAAATTATTCCACAGATTGGTGATTAAATCTTTTAAGCAGTTCGCGAACCATTGAGAGGATGattttccaaaaggggggatcCATGCCACGTTGGCAACCGCTTCACTGGCGAGCGCTTCTCGCGTTATCGAAGAGCATGAACAGGGACAACACACTGCCTGACGTAACAACCCCCCTTAATAGTTCCTCTCGTATTCCCAGCAAATGCTGCCCTATCACTGTAGCAACGTTGGGGCAAAGGTCACAACGTATGTAACGCACGTTGTAAAATGCAACACCATAGTTATTACCACTtatcacagggggggggaaaaaatggatcttttcttcccattgGTAAACCCAATTTTTGTTACGTTGGAAAGGGTGTCACCTCGTCGCTCTGTGTGCACTTTGTGCATTTCACTGACACTTACTCCAAGTGGAGAATACAGTTCGCTGAAAGGGTGAGAGTGTGGCTAACGTCAACTTGGTCAATGTGGCAAACCGGTTGTGGGAACAGTGGAAATTAATTACCACCCGTCTTTGCATGATGCGATATGATTttattccccatttttacattccaATTTGTTGGCTcggtaaataaataaattgatGTAAAACGCGATTACCTTTTTagagctttttttttttttttttgcacttttagaggacagaaaaaaaaaaaaaaaaaaaagccatgACTGTGTGTTTTCCGtttgaagatttttttttttagagcTAGCCAGAtagctattttatttttttttttttattgcctgttcataaaaaaaatgcaaaatacaAACGTTTTTGTTATCCACTGTTGTTAACACTTCATTTTGTCGATCAGTTGGAAGCAGTTCTACATCGCAGCGCAGGAAAATTGTCACTCGATCTGTAGGTTTGTCGATTTGTGGATCTgtaaatttgtaaatttgtgattttgtaaatttgtgattttgtaattttgtaaatttgtgattttgtaaatttgtgattttgtaattttgtaaatttgtgaatctttaaatttgttcgttttttcgcCTGCTCGCTTGCTCGCCTGCAATTTTGCGCACCTCTCCACTTGCTCACCCCTGCTCACGCGAAGATGAAGCGGATAGCCGAGCTCTACGCCTACTCCGTGGACAAATCCACAGCAATTTTCAaccagaagaaaaaggaggaaattgccaagaagaaaaagagcgAAGTGAACTGGTTGGACAAACTATGCTCagaatatgaaaaaacaaaaaagaatacgTTTGATTATTTCACCGTTAAAAAAAGCGAATGGCAAAATAAACTGAACGAAtcgaaattttcttcctGCGTCAAGTGCGAGAACTCGAAGTATGGAAACCTCCCCTGGTACAAAAAGTTGTACTACATATTAAAGGGGCATGTCTACAAACTGTTGAACATTACTGACGGGGGAGAGAACGTGGacggggggagaaacgaCGAGGGAGGGAGATACgagggaggaagaaacggCCAGGGAGGAGGAAACGAAGAGGGAGACCTCCCCAGCAGAAGGCCCCAACCCAGTCAGCAAGAAAGAACAATAACCAGAGAGTTCGTTAGCTACGAAAATTTCGATTACAAAAGTGTACAGA contains:
- a CDS encoding RNA binding protein, putative (encoded by transcript PVX_101300A), which produces MDRYGHNVRADVKKQGVEGAELPILCETCLGENPYVRLIKEENGKECKICNNPFTLFRWKPGQKSRYKQTIICNMCAKVKNVCQTCLFDLQYNLPVQVRDKFLETSIVSMPENETNRNFFLEQVEKNLDTNTYDKINRGNMDLSKLRRRDPYFKRNMARVCSFWRKNECNRGAECPYLHKEIHLDKSLSNQNIKSRYTGENDVLAEKILTRYEQQNEGNRFMANNICIHGISEAVSQVNVKDCFKKFGEIKSIKMIPKDSKMFISYANSQSAKNAAEAYKDGLELNGSNLTVILQEEVMPRGAAPFVPPPPGGGLPAGAAPHGWYNNRWNNHRNVNFVKKNNKADAPAPPGMMVPAPPMFFHYQNYNFNPKAPNSAPYSSMRPSEAEQRK
- a CDS encoding hypothetical protein, conserved (encoded by transcript PVX_101305A; Apicoplast targeted protein. Curated by Stuart Ralph, Walter and Eliza Hall Institute of Medical Research, Australia.); translated protein: MSLLKLIYVIVMPLGITLLLSCLLKIRFLVRFSYSFCRKQIGDTPIRIVSLILLLNFMLFITESYKLKYGVNKMYNPKEAIPGLSDEYYKIYKWRHERNWWIGLSNLCIWLMLWRSTGIINNYVKYLENRKTQMGLL
- a CDS encoding hypothetical protein, conserved (encoded by transcript PVX_101310A), producing the protein MKRIAELYAYSVDKSTAIFNQKKKEEIAKKKKSEVNWLDKLCSEYEKTKKNTFDYFTVKKSEWQNKLNESKFSSCVKCENSKYGNLPWYKKLYYILKGHVYKLLNITDGGENVDGGRNDEGGRYEGGRNGQGGGNEEGDLPSRRPQPSQQERTITREFVSYENFDYKSVQKAKNAEDSLFNKYRERFRKARDTEAYLSERSQSELVKRNMSSNSLIGVRSNKSIAEEAPRGEVEAEAKSEAEVKAKTEAKADADTANQAIDAEEAEDNRKNFLHVEDSPKFNIKNTWEKLSGYIS